A part of Fusarium graminearum PH-1 chromosome 3, whole genome shotgun sequence genomic DNA contains:
- a CDS encoding amino-acid permease inda1, with amino-acid sequence MESKSSSDNPTNVGQEKGNTVTEQSGDVQTGGGFAFQEESYWTRNGLTLESFQRRKDTTNVELDRRMKPRHLQMIAIGGSIGAGFFVGSGKALYNGGPGSVLIDFLLIGAMIFNVVFALGELAVMYPVNGGFYIYSSRFIDPSWGFAMGWNYVAQWATVLPLELTVCAVCIKYWNEELSSGIFIAIFLVAIIIINIFGGIGYAEEEFWSSCLKLGATVAFMFISVVLVCGGGPDNGRYNEYWGGRLWNEDPGAFKNGFKGFCSVFVTAAFSFAGTELVGLAAAESENPTKALPGAIKQVFWRITLFYVLGLSFIGLLIKSTDERLNISGYANAKASPLSSLASMLVLTVSTTS; translated from the exons ATGGAGTCAAAGAGCTCCAGCGACAACCCGACTAACGTCGGCCAGGAGAAGGGCAACACAGTCACTGAGCAGTCTGGAGATGTCCAAACTGGCGGCGGCTTCGCCTTCCAGGAGGAGTCCTACTGGACCCGAAACGGTCTCACCCTCGAGTCCTTTCAGCGACGCAAGGACACTACCAACGTTGAACTTGATCGTCGTATGAAgcctcgccatcttcaaatGATTGCTATCGGTGGTTCCATCGGTGCAGGTTTCTTCGTCGGTTCTGGAAAGGCTCTCTACAATGGC GGTCCTGGATCTGTTCTTATTGACTTTTTGCTGATCGGTGCTATGATCTTTAACGTCG TCTTCGCTCTTGGTGAACTTGCCGTCATGTATCCCGTGAACGGTGGTTTCTACATCTACTCGTCTCGCTTCATCGATCCTTCTTGGGGTTTCGCCATGGGTTGGAACTATGTCGCACAATGGGCTACCGTCCTACCACTCGAATTGACCGTCTGCGCTGTCTGTATCAAATATTGGAACGAAGAACTTTCATCCGGAATCTTCATTgccatcttcctcgttgccattatcatcatcaacatctttggtggtATCGGTTATGCTGAGGAAGAGTTTTGGTCGTCCTGCCTGAAGCTTGGAGCTACCGTCGCCTTCATGTTCATTTCTGTTGTCCtggtttgtggtggtggtccCGACAACGGCCGCTACAACGAGTACTGGGGTGGTAGGCTTTGGAACGAGGACCCCGGTGCTTTCAAGAACGGCTTCAAGGGATTCTGTTCAGTCTTCGTCACTGCCGCTTTCTCCTTTGCCGGTACTGAGCTGGTTGGTCTCGCCGCTGCCGAGTCTGAGAACCCTACCAAGGCCCTCCCCGGTGCCATCAAGCAGGTTTTCTGGCGTATTACTCTCTTCTACGTTCTCGGCCTTTCCTTCATTGGTCTTCTTATCAAGTCCACTGATGAGCGACTCAACATTTCCGGATACGCCAACGCCAAGGCATCGCCCTTGTCCTCGTTGGCGAGTATGCTGGTCTTAACGGTCTCAACCACTTCATGA